The following proteins come from a genomic window of Chryseobacterium glaciei:
- a CDS encoding slipin family protein, with protein MFKNVQIKAYQVGLVFKNRNLIEILKEGNHWIFGNKSVEIHEMKNPFKTTEDLNLLLKNEGLNSMLEVIDVKDGEIVLVQENGIFKEVLNVGQYAFWKGVLNREFQKIDLTKVEITEKISKTILENMKLKNFTRKFVVTNQYKGLLLIDGKLTKVLEAGTYYFWNNEISVEVKAIDTRMQQMEIAGQELLTKDKAMLRINFYVRFQVENIEKALMENKEYDKQLYILMQLALREFVGALTLDELLVKKDAVGKEILENLGNKAEDLGLKASDAGIRDVILTGEMKEIMNQVLIAEKKAQANSIMRREETASTRSLLNTAKLMEENEVLWKLKEMEYMEKIADKIGDITVSGNSNILSQLKEIFAK; from the coding sequence ATGTTTAAAAATGTACAAATTAAAGCGTATCAGGTTGGTTTGGTCTTCAAAAACCGAAACTTAATTGAGATCTTAAAAGAAGGTAATCATTGGATTTTCGGAAATAAATCCGTGGAAATTCATGAAATGAAAAATCCATTTAAAACAACTGAAGATCTGAATCTTTTATTGAAAAATGAAGGTTTAAATTCAATGTTGGAAGTTATTGACGTGAAAGATGGCGAAATCGTTTTGGTACAAGAAAACGGAATCTTTAAGGAAGTTTTGAATGTTGGTCAATATGCCTTCTGGAAAGGTGTTTTGAACAGAGAATTTCAAAAAATTGACTTAACAAAAGTTGAGATCACAGAGAAAATCTCTAAAACAATCCTGGAAAATATGAAGTTGAAAAATTTCACAAGAAAGTTTGTTGTGACGAATCAATATAAAGGATTATTGTTGATTGACGGAAAATTAACCAAAGTTTTGGAAGCCGGAACTTACTATTTCTGGAACAACGAAATTTCTGTTGAGGTAAAAGCCATTGATACGCGTATGCAACAAATGGAAATTGCAGGTCAGGAACTTTTAACGAAAGATAAAGCGATGCTTCGTATCAACTTCTATGTACGTTTTCAGGTGGAAAACATCGAGAAAGCGTTGATGGAAAACAAAGAATATGATAAGCAATTATATATTTTGATGCAATTGGCTTTACGTGAGTTCGTTGGAGCTTTGACATTGGATGAATTGCTGGTAAAAAAAGATGCTGTAGGAAAAGAAATCCTTGAAAATCTTGGAAACAAAGCAGAAGATCTAGGTTTGAAAGCCTCTGATGCCGGAATCCGTGACGTAATCCTGACCGGAGAAATGAAAGAAATTATGAATCAGGTTTTGATCGCTGAGAAAAAAGCACAGGCCAACAGCATCATGCGTCGTGAAGAAACCGCTTCCACAAGAAGTTTGCTCAACACCGCAAAACTGATGGAAGAAAACGAAGTTCTATGGAAGCTGAAAGAAATGGAATATATGGAGAAAATCGCCGACAAAATTGGAGATATTACCGTTTCCGGAAACAGTAATATTCTTTCTCAGCTGAAAGAGATCTTTGCAAAATAA
- a CDS encoding 3'-5' exonuclease has protein sequence MKTTDNILIIDLEATCWDDRPPRGQESEIIEIGVCIMDAKTGKISQNEGILVKPQFSKVSPFCTALTSITQKMLDEEGILLEDALDILRAEYDSEDLTWASYGNYDLNMLQNQARRFNVDYPLSDDHINVKTLFGELHPTVRKSVGMARALGELNLKLEGTHHRGVDDAKNIAKILHWCLQQ, from the coding sequence GTGAAAACAACAGACAACATATTAATTATAGACCTCGAAGCCACGTGTTGGGATGACCGCCCGCCGAGAGGTCAGGAAAGTGAGATCATAGAAATTGGCGTTTGTATCATGGATGCAAAAACCGGAAAGATTTCGCAAAATGAGGGAATCTTAGTGAAACCTCAATTTTCAAAAGTAAGTCCGTTTTGTACGGCACTGACTTCCATTACTCAGAAAATGCTTGATGAAGAAGGTATTTTACTCGAAGATGCATTAGATATTCTGAGAGCGGAATACGATTCTGAAGACCTGACTTGGGCAAGTTATGGAAACTACGATTTGAATATGCTTCAAAATCAGGCAAGAAGATTCAATGTCGATTATCCTTTGAGTGATGATCATATTAATGTGAAAACGTTATTCGGAGAATTACATCCGACCGTCAGAAAAAGTGTCGGTATGGCAAGAGCTTTAGGCGAATTGAATTTGAAGCTTGAAGGCACACATCACAGAGGTGTGGATGATGCGAAAAATATTGCAAAGATTTTGCATTGGTGTTTACAACAATAG
- a CDS encoding 3'-5' exonuclease: MKTTNTILIVDLEATCWENDRIPPGQKVDIIEIGICELNVTTKAISKKQSIYVIPERSKINKFCTDLTGITPQLIKEKGIHFEEACEKIRDEYDSTSLTWAGFGNFDKEQIMEQCDYLGIENPFSENYLNVMNQFKNYHGLHKMMGLKRALKFFNMDFEGNHHSGADDAYNAARILRKILE; encoded by the coding sequence ATGAAAACAACAAACACAATATTAATCGTCGATTTAGAAGCCACCTGTTGGGAAAACGACAGAATTCCACCTGGTCAAAAAGTCGATATTATAGAAATAGGAATTTGCGAATTAAACGTAACAACAAAAGCAATTTCCAAGAAACAAAGCATTTACGTCATTCCCGAAAGGTCTAAAATCAATAAATTTTGTACGGATCTTACAGGAATTACTCCACAATTAATAAAAGAAAAAGGAATTCATTTCGAAGAAGCTTGTGAGAAAATAAGGGATGAATACGATTCAACTTCGCTTACTTGGGCGGGCTTTGGAAATTTTGATAAAGAGCAGATTATGGAACAGTGTGATTATCTCGGAATTGAAAATCCTTTTTCTGAAAATTACTTAAATGTGATGAATCAATTCAAAAATTATCATGGACTTCATAAAATGATGGGTTTAAAAAGAGCCCTGAAGTTTTTCAACATGGATTTTGAAGGAAATCATCACAGCGGAGCAGACGATGCTTACAATGCAGCCAGAATTCTAAGAAAAATTTTGGAATAA
- a CDS encoding metallophosphoesterase family protein — protein MKPNIFFTADHHFGHENIIKFSERPFESLEQMNEELIKRWNERITDGDTVYHLGDMSLGKPDFTKEILDQLNGNIHLIKGNHEGAALTYPKRFASIRDYHELKIDEPENDNGKQKIILFHYAMRTWNGSHRGVWQLYGHSHGTLSDDEMALSIDVGVDCHNFCPISYEEVKELMKKKKWTPPFVPRS, from the coding sequence ATGAAACCCAATATATTTTTTACAGCAGACCATCATTTTGGTCACGAAAATATTATAAAATTCTCCGAAAGACCTTTTGAGTCTTTGGAACAGATGAATGAAGAACTCATCAAAAGATGGAATGAAAGAATTACAGATGGTGATACTGTCTATCATTTAGGCGATATGAGTTTAGGAAAACCTGATTTTACCAAAGAAATTTTAGATCAATTAAACGGTAATATCCACTTAATAAAAGGCAACCATGAAGGTGCAGCATTGACTTACCCTAAACGATTCGCTTCTATTCGAGATTATCATGAACTGAAAATTGATGAACCTGAAAACGACAATGGCAAACAAAAAATCATTCTTTTTCATTACGCCATGCGCACTTGGAACGGTTCACATCGTGGAGTTTGGCAACTTTACGGGCATTCACACGGAACATTGTCAGATGACGAAATGGCTTTAAGTATTGATGTTGGAGTAGATTGTCACAATTTTTGCCCAATCTCTTACGAGGAAGTTAAGGAATTGATGAAGAAGAAAAAATGGACACCACCGTTTGTGCCAAGAAGCTAA
- a CDS encoding peptidase has protein sequence MLQAEIKSLLREDISILIKIPNSGKHYLCDCGEASLLTVKEIQSVSAIFISHTHIDHFSNFDGIFRHQIGSGEKIVICGPKNIHHQVEARLKSYTWNLVDESAIEYEIREIVSKEEINVYKIRPPHWDLELGTTQNFLFEDEYVNVDFAILDHKTDSIAYLFKEKDSVTFNEYASEFKKGKWISELKTAFENNDSNKEIRIEETVYKASDLFHLLTKSEGYKLGVIMDHAVCENNYEKIKTIFKEADLVYIETFYKDEDQEFAKTNYHSFASASGKIMNEFEVKEAIPIHFSRRYTENDKLEIETAFYKAFREN, from the coding sequence ATGTTACAGGCAGAAATAAAAAGTCTTTTAAGAGAAGACATAAGTATATTAATAAAAATTCCCAATTCAGGAAAACACTATTTGTGTGATTGCGGGGAAGCGAGTTTACTGACAGTGAAAGAAATACAGTCGGTTTCAGCGATATTCATTAGTCATACTCATATTGATCATTTTTCAAATTTTGATGGAATTTTCAGACATCAGATTGGAAGCGGAGAAAAAATTGTGATTTGCGGACCGAAAAATATTCATCATCAAGTTGAAGCAAGATTAAAGTCTTACACTTGGAATTTAGTTGATGAAAGCGCTATCGAATATGAAATTCGGGAAATTGTTTCAAAAGAAGAAATCAATGTCTATAAAATTCGTCCGCCACATTGGGATCTTGAATTGGGAACAACTCAGAATTTCCTTTTTGAAGATGAATACGTGAATGTTGATTTCGCAATTCTTGATCACAAAACAGATTCGATTGCATATCTGTTTAAAGAAAAAGATTCAGTCACTTTTAATGAATATGCTTCCGAATTTAAAAAAGGAAAATGGATCAGCGAATTAAAAACAGCTTTTGAAAACAACGATTCAAACAAAGAAATCCGGATTGAAGAAACAGTTTACAAAGCTTCTGATCTATTTCATCTTTTGACAAAAAGTGAAGGTTACAAATTAGGAGTAATTATGGATCATGCCGTCTGTGAAAATAATTATGAAAAAATCAAAACGATTTTCAAAGAAGCGGATTTGGTTTACATCGAAACATTTTACAAAGATGAAGATCAGGAATTTGCAAAGACCAATTATCACAGCTTTGCATCTGCATCAGGAAAAATTATGAATGAATTTGAGGTGAAAGAAGCCATCCCGATTCACTTTTCCAGAAGATATACGGAAAATGATAAACTAGAAATTGAAACTGCTTTTTATAAAGCATTTCGAGAAAATTAA
- a CDS encoding RNA ligase, Rnl2 family, whose amino-acid sequence MIFKTYNSIENAYQTRVIDQINLQGFGDEVFIVQEKVHGANFSFFTDGKEIKIAKRTAFIEKDEKFYNAHQILERYRKNVIDVFEKVKTIYPDLETVVIYGELFGGGYKHKEVEPVKDAIKVQKGVEYAPYNEFYAFDIKLNGTTYLDTDLVNQIFEETGFFYAKILFQGTLDEALKFSNVFDSKIPAWLGLSEIENNMCEGTIVKTLKTKYFGNGSRVILKNKNEKWVEKSKMVRKDKPTQKEVHFSEKAQEIWEEIQKYATVNRLNNVVSKIGEFEPKMIGKVIGFFSQDILEDFEKDFPKVFTIIEKDEQKRINKKLNSLVIDFIKEELMTLKV is encoded by the coding sequence ATGATTTTCAAAACATATAACTCTATAGAAAATGCTTACCAAACCCGCGTGATCGATCAGATCAACTTGCAGGGTTTTGGGGATGAGGTTTTCATTGTACAGGAAAAGGTTCACGGCGCTAATTTCTCTTTCTTTACCGATGGAAAGGAAATTAAGATCGCTAAAAGAACCGCTTTCATCGAAAAGGATGAAAAATTTTACAATGCACATCAAATTTTAGAACGTTACAGAAAAAACGTAATTGATGTCTTCGAAAAAGTGAAAACTATTTACCCTGATTTAGAAACCGTTGTTATTTACGGTGAATTGTTCGGTGGTGGTTACAAGCACAAAGAAGTTGAGCCCGTAAAAGATGCAATAAAAGTTCAAAAAGGTGTTGAATATGCGCCTTACAATGAATTTTATGCATTCGATATTAAATTGAATGGAACAACTTATTTAGATACAGATTTGGTCAACCAAATTTTCGAGGAAACCGGATTTTTCTATGCGAAAATTTTGTTTCAAGGTACTTTAGATGAGGCTTTGAAGTTCTCTAATGTTTTCGATTCTAAAATTCCGGCTTGGTTGGGATTATCGGAAATCGAGAATAATATGTGTGAAGGAACTATTGTTAAAACTTTGAAAACCAAATATTTTGGAAACGGTTCAAGGGTCATTTTAAAAAATAAAAATGAAAAATGGGTCGAAAAATCTAAAATGGTTAGAAAAGATAAACCGACTCAAAAAGAAGTTCATTTCAGTGAAAAGGCTCAGGAAATTTGGGAAGAAATCCAAAAATACGCAACTGTAAACAGGTTGAATAATGTTGTTAGCAAGATTGGTGAATTTGAACCCAAAATGATTGGGAAAGTCATTGGTTTTTTCTCACAGGATATTTTGGAAGATTTTGAAAAAGATTTCCCGAAAGTTTTCACAATTATAGAAAAAGACGAACAGAAAAGAATCAACAAAAAATTGAATTCTTTAGTAATCGACTTTATAAAAGAAGAGTTGATGACTCTTAAAGTTTAG
- a CDS encoding DinB family protein gives MDIFRLIQDIKKHLKLSFDEVERWFDKDKATLNYPPSNGGWTVQQILEHIYLTNFYLLILIEKGSKKAMRNYLNLDLNLEMQHYSFDKEKFDKVGEYGAFEWIRPEHMEPKGELNLNEIRSLISQQYHQCLNYLDLMKNGEGLLCKTTMTVNELGKINVYEYIYFLSLHAQRHVIQMKNNELEIS, from the coding sequence ATGGATATTTTTAGATTAATTCAAGATATAAAAAAGCATTTGAAACTCAGTTTTGATGAGGTTGAGAGATGGTTTGATAAAGATAAAGCTACGTTGAATTATCCGCCTTCAAATGGAGGTTGGACAGTTCAGCAGATTTTAGAACACATTTATCTGACGAACTTTTACTTGTTGATTCTTATTGAAAAAGGCTCAAAGAAAGCAATGAGAAATTATCTTAATCTTGATTTAAATCTTGAAATGCAACATTACAGTTTCGATAAAGAAAAGTTCGATAAGGTAGGCGAGTATGGAGCTTTTGAATGGATAAGACCAGAACATATGGAGCCGAAAGGAGAATTAAATTTAAATGAAATCAGAAGTTTAATTTCTCAGCAATATCATCAATGTTTAAATTATTTAGACTTGATGAAAAACGGTGAAGGTCTCCTCTGTAAAACAACAATGACGGTGAACGAACTGGGAAAAATCAATGTGTATGAATACATTTATTTCCTTTCACTTCACGCTCAAAGACACGTTATTCAAATGAAGAATAACGAATTAGAAATAAGTTAA
- a CDS encoding cyclic-phosphate processing receiver domain-containing protein: MEITKRLLFLDDIRYPIEAYHYTKQNIFLRKDWHIVRNYEQFVNRILEKGLPEMISFDHDLADEHYLEPDSKGFVEKTGYDCAKWLVEYCMDNYLDLPKFYSHSMNPVGKANIEGLLNNFKKL; this comes from the coding sequence ATGGAAATAACAAAAAGATTATTGTTTCTGGACGATATAAGATATCCGATTGAGGCTTATCATTATACAAAACAGAATATTTTCCTCAGAAAAGATTGGCATATCGTTCGTAATTACGAGCAGTTTGTCAATAGGATTTTGGAAAAAGGACTTCCGGAAATGATTTCTTTTGACCACGACCTTGCAGATGAACATTATTTAGAACCAGATTCTAAGGGATTTGTTGAAAAAACAGGTTACGATTGTGCAAAATGGTTGGTAGAATATTGTATGGATAACTATCTGGACTTACCAAAATTCTACTCCCACTCAATGAATCCTGTTGGAAAGGCAAATATTGAAGGTCTTTTGAACAACTTTAAAAAATTATAA
- a CDS encoding ATP-grasp domain-containing protein, translating to MYFLVQANVYLDPDHYKIFDALEELNIDYHVINIPPTVERIDFETDRKDIFVYGSVTIARLAKQNTDWFPGSFYGGNHLYEVYSQYYGENLLNHNVSVHKISEELIWKKDEIKFIKPYNEAKIFTGKVFNETEWKDFVFEGLENKSNRITEDSLVQISEAKRTIKEARLWIVGGQIIDAGYYKFNDNAPFEENVSEDGLSFANEMIQLFNLEEAFVMDICLIDEGWKIVEINCINSSGFYPNTNVKSIIKALNIYFSN from the coding sequence ATGTATTTTTTAGTTCAGGCTAATGTATATTTAGATCCCGATCATTACAAAATTTTTGATGCTTTGGAAGAATTAAATATTGATTATCATGTAATTAATATTCCTCCAACTGTAGAAAGAATAGACTTCGAAACAGATAGAAAAGATATTTTCGTGTATGGCTCGGTGACAATTGCAAGATTGGCAAAACAAAATACCGATTGGTTTCCAGGTTCTTTTTACGGAGGCAATCACCTGTATGAAGTGTATTCTCAATATTATGGTGAAAATCTTCTCAATCATAACGTTTCCGTTCATAAAATTTCAGAAGAATTGATTTGGAAAAAAGATGAAATAAAATTCATTAAACCTTACAACGAAGCGAAAATTTTTACAGGAAAAGTTTTCAACGAAACAGAATGGAAAGATTTTGTTTTTGAAGGATTGGAAAATAAATCTAACAGAATTACAGAAGATTCTTTGGTTCAGATTTCTGAAGCAAAACGAACAATAAAAGAAGCAAGACTTTGGATTGTTGGAGGACAAATTATCGATGCAGGATATTATAAATTTAATGATAATGCGCCTTTCGAAGAAAATGTTTCAGAAGACGGATTGAGCTTCGCTAATGAAATGATCCAACTTTTCAATCTTGAAGAAGCTTTTGTCATGGATATTTGTTTAATCGATGAAGGCTGGAAAATTGTTGAAATAAATTGTATCAACAGCTCGGGATTTTATCCAAATACGAACGTGAAAAGTATTATCAAAGCTTTGAATATTTACTTTTCAAATTAA
- a CDS encoding ATP-grasp domain-containing protein, translating to MKTILIINGEKYCKDYFAGFNVVQKKVQTSEFIVKDAELYVIDADGVCKPDIIFWRLGAVNPKAKHRNILELIEYSGIPCVNSASTLLMGYERLSMLNRLKRLGLPVIDFNVATNVTQLKNLEMQFPFVVKVGNHHGGYGKSMVSTKEQWEELKDLLFIHQDYVTTEKFINYKYDIRYLAINDKVWAMRRKGKYWKANSLTQEYQISEPEKGWIEKVKQLQEDIKADIVAIDVLETENGEEVILEYNDIPGLSGFPEDAKLELSSIVKSK from the coding sequence ATGAAAACAATTTTAATCATCAATGGAGAAAAATATTGTAAAGATTACTTTGCAGGATTTAATGTGGTTCAGAAGAAAGTTCAGACCTCAGAATTTATTGTAAAAGATGCTGAACTGTATGTTATTGATGCAGATGGAGTCTGCAAACCGGATATTATTTTTTGGAGATTGGGGGCTGTAAATCCTAAAGCGAAACACAGAAATATTTTAGAATTAATTGAATATTCAGGAATTCCTTGTGTGAATTCAGCTTCAACATTATTAATGGGATACGAAAGATTATCAATGTTAAATAGATTGAAAAGACTCGGATTACCTGTTATTGATTTTAATGTAGCAACCAATGTAACTCAATTGAAAAATCTGGAAATGCAGTTTCCATTTGTGGTTAAAGTTGGAAACCATCACGGTGGATACGGAAAAAGTATGGTTTCGACCAAAGAACAATGGGAAGAATTAAAAGATTTACTGTTTATCCATCAGGATTATGTGACAACAGAGAAATTTATTAACTATAAATATGACATTCGTTATTTGGCTATAAATGATAAAGTTTGGGCAATGAGAAGAAAAGGCAAATATTGGAAAGCCAATTCTTTAACTCAGGAATATCAAATCAGTGAGCCGGAAAAAGGATGGATAGAAAAAGTAAAACAGTTACAAGAAGATATCAAAGCAGATATTGTTGCCATTGATGTTCTAGAAACAGAAAACGGAGAAGAAGTGATTTTAGAATACAACGATATTCCCGGTCTTTCAGGATTCCCTGAAGATGCAAAATTGGAATTATCAAGTATTGTAAAAAGTAAATAA
- a CDS encoding ribonuclease H-like YkuK family protein, with product METQQQTWQNMTGKFFQHSITQLVEEAIIREQANGHRLKVCVGSDSHVYGDAINYATAVVFIREGKGAFTFIRKEREIQNISIKERMLNEVNKSVEIAYAICSILETYDVEMEVHADINTDPDFKSNVALKDAMGYILGMGYVFKAKPYAFASSNCADMMV from the coding sequence ATGGAAACGCAACAACAAACATGGCAAAATATGACTGGAAAATTTTTCCAACACTCTATCACACAACTGGTAGAAGAAGCCATCATCCGCGAACAGGCAAATGGACACCGACTGAAAGTGTGTGTGGGATCAGACTCTCACGTTTATGGTGACGCCATTAATTATGCTACGGCAGTTGTCTTTATTCGTGAGGGAAAAGGAGCGTTTACCTTTATCAGAAAAGAAAGAGAAATACAGAATATCAGTATCAAAGAGCGAATGTTGAACGAGGTCAACAAATCCGTAGAAATCGCCTATGCAATTTGCTCTATTCTGGAAACTTATGATGTGGAAATGGAGGTACACGCAGACATTAACACCGATCCGGATTTTAAATCTAACGTTGCTTTGAAAGACGCAATGGGATATATTTTGGGAATGGGATATGTGTTTAAGGCAAAACCTTACGCATTTGCAAGTTCCAATTGTGCTGATATGATGGTATAA